From the Malus domestica chromosome 17, GDT2T_hap1 genome, one window contains:
- the LOC103422370 gene encoding uncharacterized protein, with product MKMTGTIVPSPIVHELLNKNNYEEWSLQVKTYLLAEDLWDVVEATTEPPEQDDDEVEFKAWRKSNAKALHSIQISCGVETFSFIMGARTAKDAWDILKEKLKPANASQVTRTEEIFDDHTSNNQITVEAEPQNDVIEELPHEGHEDNRVNPTLLNLLEKEDWEAAMEFLIQHPKALTARHETGGTILHLAIISKKVDIAKELVHLMRPKDLEIQDDFGLTALHFVISGILESVELAKCMVEKNKKLLSIVFPPEKTDPLMTGKNTPLLEAQCYEGGEKMARYLYSATPCETLNDSDCATLIINGFRFKRFDIAWDLIQRNPKLAIAKSYYGEIPLNELAGLSSAFLSGSSLNFWEQWIYDS from the exons ATGAAGATGACAGGCACAATTGTCCCTAGTCCAATTGTTCATGAACTTCTAAACAAAAATAACTATGAAGAATGGAGTTTGCAAGTTAAAACCTATCTGTTGGCAGAAGATCTTTGGGACGTTGTAGAAGCCACCACTGAGCCCCCTGAACAAGACGACGATGAAGTTGAATTTAAAGCTTGGAGGAAGAGTAATGCCAAGGCTTTGCACTCCATCCAGATTTCTTGTGGGGTCGaaacattttcttttattatggGCGCCAGAACAGCCAAAGATGCCTGGgatattttgaaagaaaagcTCAAGCCAGCTAATGCATCCCAAGTCACAAGAACCG AGGAGATATTCGACGATCACACGAGTAACAACCAAATCACTGTTGAGGCAGAGCCACAGAATGATGTCATAGAAGAATTGCCACATGAAG GACACGAAGACAACCGCGTTAATCCAACTTTGCTCAATTTATTGGAGAAGGAAGATTGGGAAGCTGCAATGGAGTTTCTTATCCAACATCCCAAGGCATTAACTGCAAGACATGAGACCGGTGGGACAATTCTTCACTTGGCAATCATTTCTAAGAAGGTGGACATTGCAAAAGAATTGGTGCACTTAATGAGACCAAAAGACTTGGAAATACAAGACGATTTTGGTCTTACCGCTCTTCATTTTGTTATAAGCGGTATTCTAGAAAGCGTCGAACTAGCAAAATGCATGGTTGAAAAGAACAAGAAGCTACTCAGTATTGTCTTTCCTCCCGAGAAAACCGACCCACTTATGACCGGCAAAAACACCCCACTTCTCGAGGCTCAGTGTTATGAAGGAGGAGAGAAAATGGCTCGATACCTTTATTCTGCCACTCCGTGCGAAACCTTGAACGATTCCGATTGCGCTACACTTATTATCAACGGTTTTAGGTTCAAAAGATTTG ATATTGCGTGGGATTTAATTCAGCGCAACCCAAAGTTAGCCATTGCTAAAAGCTACTACGGGGAAATACCTTTAAATGAACTAGCTGGTTTGAGTTCTGCATTCTTAAGTGGAAGCTCGCTCAATTTCTGGGAACAATGGATTTATGACAGTTAG
- the LOC139193690 gene encoding long chain base biosynthesis protein 1-like — MGHALATVGGFCTGSARVTNHQRLSSSGYVFSASLPPYLASAAITAIDILEENLGLITKLKKNIAILWKGLSAIQGLSFASSPES; from the exons ATGGGACACGCATTAGCCACAGTAGGAGGATTTTGCACTGGAAGTGCTAGAGTCACCAATCACCAA CGATTGAGTAGCTCTGGGTACGTCTTTTCTGCTTCTTTGCCCCCATATCTTGCGAGTGCTGCCATTACTGCCATTGATATCCTCGAGGAAAACCTTGGTCTgataacaaagctgaagaaaaaTATTGCCATATTATGGAAAG GATTGTCAGCTATACAGGGCCTCTCATTCGCTAGCAGTCCAGAATCCTGA
- the LOC103430209 gene encoding uncharacterized protein isoform X3, whose protein sequence is MHLYLQRILTVVLRWWWVPDTVPLALFFTATSCQKMQPLQKWMHPFFSLVQFAAANVEFYLIREKVQQISTRSIKRMIKLLKFL, encoded by the exons ATGCATTTGTATCTTCAGAGAATTCTAACTGTTGTTCTG CGTTGGTGGTGGGTACCTGATACGGTACCTCTGGCTCTCTTCTTCACTGCAACAAGTTGCCAAAAAA TGCAGCCTTTACAGAAATGGATGCATCCATTCTTTTCCCTGGTACAG TTTGCTGCAGCCAACGTCGAATTCTATCTAATTAGGGAAAAGGTCCAACAAATTTCCACTAGATCCATCAAGCGCATGATTAAGCTTTTGAAATTTCT GTGA
- the LOC103430209 gene encoding uncharacterized protein isoform X4 → MHLYLQRILTVVLRWWWVPDTVPLALFFTATSCQKTFTEMDASILFPGTANVEFYLIREKVQQISTRSIKRMIKLLKFL, encoded by the exons ATGCATTTGTATCTTCAGAGAATTCTAACTGTTGTTCTG CGTTGGTGGTGGGTACCTGATACGGTACCTCTGGCTCTCTTCTTCACTGCAACAAGTTGCCAAAAAA CCTTTACAGAAATGGATGCATCCATTCTTTTCCCTGGTACAG CCAACGTCGAATTCTATCTAATTAGGGAAAAGGTCCAACAAATTTCCACTAGATCCATCAAGCGCATGATTAAGCTTTTGAAATTTCT GTGA